One region of Streptomyces sp. NBC_00442 genomic DNA includes:
- the glgP gene encoding alpha-glucan family phosphorylase: MKAIRRFTVRPVLPDPLRPLGDLARNLRWSWHAETRDLFKALDPDGWRAAGEDPVRLLGAVGAARLDTLAQDRRFLRRLTAAADDLDDYLHGHRWYQDQSGELPSAIAYFSPEFGVTAALPQYSGGLGILAGDHLKSASDLGVPLIGVGLLYRHGYFRQSLSRDGWQQEHYPLLDPNELPVSLLREPDGTPATVSLALPGGRALRAAIWQARVGRVPLLMLDSDVEDNGPGEREVTDRLYGGGSEHRLLQEMLLGIGGVRAVRTYCRLTGHPAPEVFHTNEGHAGFLGLERIRELAGDGLEFDAALESVRAGTVFTTHTPVPAGIDRFDRELVARHLGDDGELPGVDVEKILQLGMETYPGGEPNLFNMAVMGLRLAQRANGVSTLHGAVSRQMFAGLWPGFDPQEVPITSVTNGVHAPTWVAPEVLRLGARQIGTGRAEDALAVGGSDRWDAVADIGDAEIWELRRDLREQLVTEVRERLRASWRQRGAGSAELGWIDGVLSPDVLTIGFARRVPSYKRLTLMLRDRERLMELLLHPTRPVQIVVAGKAHPADDGGKRLVQELVKFADDPRVRHRIVFLPDYGMKMAQKLYPGCDVWLNNPLRPLEACGTSGMKAALNGCLNLSVLDGWWDEWFEPDFGWAIPTADGAATDEDRRDELEANALYDLIEDRVAPRFYDRGAAGLPDRWIEMVRQTLTTLGPKVLAGRMVREYVTRLYAPAAAAHRSLDPSTARELAQWKARVRGAWPRVAVDHVEAAAPDAAAQNGTAELGSTLALRVRVALGELGPDDVEVQAVAGRVDAADSIADAAVFPLKPAGGPDLEGRWIYEGPLALDRTGPFGYTVRVLPAHPGLATHAELGLVAGPTEATGEGAGVLMR, encoded by the coding sequence GTGAAGGCAATCCGTCGATTCACCGTGCGCCCTGTCCTGCCCGACCCCCTTCGTCCGCTCGGCGACCTCGCGCGCAACCTGCGCTGGTCCTGGCACGCGGAGACCCGAGACCTCTTCAAGGCCCTGGACCCCGACGGCTGGCGGGCGGCGGGTGAGGACCCCGTCCGGCTGCTCGGCGCCGTCGGCGCCGCCCGGCTCGACACGCTCGCCCAGGACCGCCGCTTCCTGCGCCGCCTCACCGCGGCCGCCGACGACCTGGACGACTATCTGCACGGCCACCGCTGGTACCAGGACCAGAGCGGTGAACTCCCGTCCGCCATCGCCTACTTCTCACCCGAGTTCGGTGTCACCGCCGCCCTTCCGCAGTACTCCGGCGGCCTCGGCATTCTCGCCGGCGACCATCTGAAATCCGCCAGTGACCTCGGCGTGCCGCTCATCGGTGTCGGCCTCCTCTACCGGCACGGCTACTTCCGCCAGTCGCTCTCGCGCGACGGCTGGCAGCAGGAGCACTACCCCCTGCTCGACCCCAACGAGCTGCCCGTGTCCCTCCTGCGGGAGCCGGACGGCACCCCCGCCACGGTCTCGCTCGCGCTGCCCGGCGGCCGCGCCCTGCGCGCCGCGATCTGGCAGGCCAGGGTCGGCCGGGTGCCGCTGCTCATGCTCGACTCGGACGTCGAGGACAACGGCCCCGGCGAACGCGAGGTCACCGACCGCCTCTACGGCGGCGGCAGCGAGCACCGGCTCCTCCAGGAGATGCTGCTCGGCATCGGAGGGGTGCGCGCGGTACGGACGTACTGCCGCCTCACCGGGCACCCCGCGCCCGAGGTGTTCCACACCAACGAGGGGCACGCCGGGTTCCTGGGGCTCGAACGCATCCGTGAACTCGCCGGCGATGGGCTGGAATTCGACGCCGCGCTCGAATCGGTCCGGGCCGGCACCGTCTTCACCACCCACACCCCCGTGCCGGCCGGCATCGACCGCTTCGACCGCGAGCTGGTCGCCCGCCACCTGGGCGACGACGGCGAGCTGCCGGGCGTCGACGTCGAGAAGATCCTCCAGCTCGGCATGGAGACCTACCCCGGCGGCGAACCGAACCTCTTCAACATGGCCGTCATGGGGCTGCGGCTCGCCCAGCGCGCCAACGGAGTCTCCACCCTGCACGGCGCCGTCAGCAGGCAGATGTTCGCGGGCCTGTGGCCCGGCTTCGACCCGCAGGAGGTGCCGATCACCTCCGTCACCAACGGCGTGCACGCCCCCACCTGGGTGGCGCCCGAGGTCCTGCGGCTCGGCGCCCGCCAGATCGGCACGGGCCGCGCCGAGGACGCGCTCGCGGTCGGCGGCTCCGACCGCTGGGACGCGGTCGCCGACATCGGGGACGCGGAGATCTGGGAGCTGCGCAGGGACCTGCGCGAACAGCTGGTCACCGAGGTGCGGGAGCGGCTGCGCGCCTCCTGGCGCCAGCGCGGCGCGGGCTCGGCCGAACTCGGCTGGATCGACGGGGTGTTGAGCCCCGACGTGCTCACCATCGGCTTCGCCCGGCGCGTCCCCTCCTACAAGCGGCTCACGCTGATGCTGCGCGACCGCGAGCGCCTGATGGAGCTGCTGCTCCACCCGACCCGGCCGGTGCAGATCGTCGTCGCGGGCAAGGCGCACCCCGCCGACGACGGCGGCAAACGGCTCGTGCAGGAGCTGGTGAAGTTCGCCGACGACCCCCGGGTGCGCCACCGCATCGTGTTCCTGCCGGACTACGGCATGAAGATGGCGCAGAAGCTGTACCCGGGCTGCGACGTCTGGCTCAACAACCCGCTGCGCCCCCTGGAGGCCTGCGGGACGAGCGGAATGAAGGCCGCTCTCAACGGCTGCCTCAACCTGTCCGTCCTCGACGGCTGGTGGGACGAGTGGTTCGAGCCCGACTTCGGCTGGGCCATCCCGACCGCGGACGGCGCGGCGACCGACGAGGACCGCCGCGACGAGCTGGAGGCCAACGCCCTGTACGACCTCATCGAGGACCGGGTCGCCCCCCGCTTCTACGACCGGGGCGCGGCGGGCCTTCCGGACCGCTGGATCGAGATGGTCCGCCAGACCCTCACCACGCTCGGCCCCAAGGTGCTCGCGGGACGCATGGTGCGGGAGTACGTGACCCGGCTCTACGCGCCGGCCGCGGCCGCCCACCGCTCCCTCGACCCGTCCACCGCACGGGAGTTGGCGCAGTGGAAGGCGCGGGTCCGGGGCGCCTGGCCGCGGGTCGCGGTCGACCACGTCGAGGCGGCGGCGCCCGACGCGGCGGCGCAGAACGGGACCGCGGAGCTCGGCTCCACGCTGGCGCTGCGGGTACGGGTGGCCCTGGGAGAGCTCGGGCCCGACGACGTCGAGGTGCAGGCGGTGGCCGGCCGGGTGGACGCGGCCGACTCCATCGCGGACGCGGCCGTCTTCCCGCTGAAACCGGCGGGCGGACCCGACCTGGAGGGCCGCTGGATCTACGAGGGCCCGCTCGCCCTCGACCGCACCGGCCCGTTCGGCTACACGGTCCGGGTCCTGCCGGCCCACCCCGGCCTCGCGACCCATGCGGAACTCGGCCTGGTCGCCGGCCCGACGGAGGCGACGGGGGAGGGCGCGGGCGTGCTCATGCGCTGA
- a CDS encoding maltotransferase domain-containing protein — MPAAGQSPREQLKRTDSRKRGKPYQSSAGEPVNPNPSIGRIPVLDVRPAVECGSRPAKAVAGESFQVTATVFREGHDAVAANVVLRDPGGRRRPFTPMRELAPGTDLWGAEITPTSEGHWTYTVEAWGDPLTTWRHHARIKIPAGLDTELVLAEGAALHERAAAGVPKAKGRREAVLAVADALRDTGRSPGDRLAAALDPAVDAALSAYPLRDLVTSSAPMPLLVERRRALYGSWYELFPRSEGAVVTGDGPPVSGTFRTAAARLPAVAAMGFDVVYLPPIHPIGTTHRKGPDNSLEAGPLDVGVPWAIGSADGGHDAVHPDLGTLDDFDAFVGAARDLRLEVALDFALQCSPDHPWVDKHPEWFHHRVDGTIAYAENPPKKYQDIYPIAFDQDMPGLVEETVRLLRFWMGHGVRIFRVDNPHTKPVVFWEQVIAEINDTDPDVIFLAEAFTRPAMMRTLARIGFQQSYTYFTWRTSKRELTEYVTELATETAPYMRPNFFVNTPDILHGYLQDGGRPAFEVRAVLAATLSPSWGVYAGYELCENVPATAGSEEYLHSEKYQLRPRDWESAERKGRSIAPLITALNRIRRRQPALRQLRSVHFHDTDNDALIAYSKRSGSNTVVVVANLDPHHTQEATVSLDMPELGLAWDESFPVRDELTGETYHWGRANYVRLEPGRAPAHILVLRPSPPIGGSPTP; from the coding sequence ATGCCCGCAGCCGGTCAGTCGCCAAGGGAGCAGCTAAAAAGGACAGACTCCCGCAAACGCGGCAAACCATACCAATCATCCGCAGGTGAACCCGTGAACCCGAACCCGTCCATCGGACGCATCCCCGTTCTCGACGTGCGCCCCGCCGTCGAGTGCGGCAGCAGGCCCGCGAAGGCGGTGGCAGGGGAGAGTTTCCAGGTGACCGCCACCGTGTTCCGCGAGGGTCATGACGCCGTGGCCGCCAATGTCGTCCTTCGTGACCCCGGAGGGCGCCGGCGCCCCTTCACCCCGATGCGTGAGCTCGCCCCCGGCACCGACCTGTGGGGCGCCGAGATCACCCCCACGTCGGAGGGCCACTGGACGTACACCGTCGAGGCCTGGGGCGACCCCCTGACCACCTGGCGCCACCACGCCCGCATCAAGATCCCGGCCGGCCTCGACACCGAACTCGTCCTCGCGGAGGGCGCCGCGCTGCACGAGCGGGCCGCGGCCGGGGTGCCCAAGGCCAAGGGGCGGCGCGAGGCGGTCCTCGCGGTGGCGGACGCCCTGCGCGACACGGGCCGCTCCCCCGGCGACCGGCTGGCCGCCGCCCTGGACCCGGCCGTGGACGCGGCGCTCTCGGCGTATCCCCTGCGCGACCTCGTGACCTCATCCGCTCCGATGCCGCTGCTCGTGGAGCGCCGCCGAGCGCTGTACGGGTCCTGGTACGAGCTGTTCCCGCGCTCCGAGGGTGCCGTCGTCACCGGCGACGGGCCGCCGGTCTCCGGCACCTTCCGCACCGCCGCAGCGCGGCTGCCCGCGGTCGCCGCCATGGGTTTCGACGTCGTCTATCTGCCGCCGATCCACCCCATCGGCACCACCCACCGCAAGGGCCCCGACAACAGCCTGGAGGCCGGGCCCCTCGATGTCGGCGTGCCCTGGGCGATCGGCTCCGCCGACGGCGGCCACGACGCCGTCCACCCCGATCTCGGCACCCTGGACGACTTCGACGCCTTCGTGGGCGCCGCGCGCGACCTGCGTCTCGAAGTGGCCCTCGACTTCGCCCTCCAGTGCTCCCCCGACCACCCCTGGGTCGACAAGCACCCCGAGTGGTTCCACCACCGGGTGGACGGCACGATCGCGTACGCCGAGAACCCGCCGAAGAAGTACCAGGACATCTACCCGATCGCCTTCGACCAGGACATGCCGGGCCTGGTCGAGGAGACGGTGCGGCTGCTGCGGTTCTGGATGGGGCACGGCGTACGGATCTTCCGCGTGGACAATCCGCACACCAAGCCGGTGGTCTTCTGGGAACAGGTCATCGCCGAGATCAACGACACCGACCCGGACGTGATCTTCCTGGCCGAGGCGTTCACCCGGCCCGCGATGATGCGCACCCTCGCCAGGATCGGCTTCCAGCAGTCGTACACCTACTTCACCTGGCGCACCTCCAAGCGGGAGCTCACCGAGTACGTCACCGAACTGGCGACCGAGACCGCTCCTTACATGCGGCCCAACTTCTTCGTGAACACTCCGGACATCCTGCACGGCTACCTCCAGGACGGCGGCCGTCCCGCCTTCGAGGTGCGGGCGGTGCTCGCCGCGACGCTCTCCCCCTCCTGGGGTGTCTACGCCGGATACGAACTCTGCGAGAACGTGCCCGCCACGGCAGGAAGCGAGGAGTACCTGCACTCCGAGAAGTACCAACTGCGCCCCCGCGACTGGGAGTCGGCCGAACGCAAGGGCCGCTCCATCGCCCCCCTGATCACCGCGCTCAACCGCATCAGGCGCCGCCAGCCGGCCCTGCGGCAGTTGCGTTCGGTCCACTTCCACGACACCGACAACGACGCGTTGATCGCGTACAGCAAGCGCTCGGGATCGAACACCGTTGTGGTGGTCGCCAACCTCGACCCCCACCACACCCAGGAGGCCACGGTCTCGTTGGACATGCCGGAGCTCGGCCTCGCCTGGGACGAGTCCTTCCCGGTGCGCGACGAGCTCACCGGAGAGACCTACCACTGGGGCAGGGCCAACTACGTGCGCCTGGAACCGGGCCGAGCGCCCGCGCACATCCTGGTCCTGCGACCGTCCCCGCCGATCGGAGGGTCACCCACACCATGA
- the treS gene encoding maltose alpha-D-glucosyltransferase, producing the protein MIVNEPVHDTFEDTPAKDRDPEWFKRAVFYEVLVRSFQDSNGDGVGDLKGITAKLDYLQWLGVDCLWLPPFFKSPLRDGGYDVSDYTAVLPEFGDLADFVEFVDAAHQRGMRVIIDFVMNHTSDQHEWFQESRRDPDGPYGDYYVWADDDKQYQDARIIFVDTETSNWTFDPVRKQYYWHRFFSHQPDLNYENPAVQEEIVSALRFWLDLGIDGFRLDAVPYLYQEEGTNCENLPATHEFLKRVRAEIDASYPDTVLLAEANQWPEDVVDYFGDYAKGGDECHMAFHFPVMPRIFMAVRRESRYPVSEILAKTPAIPRNAQWGIFLRNHDELTLEMVTDEERDYMYAEYAKDPRMRANIGIRRRLASLLDNDRNQIELFTALLLSLPGSPILYYGDEIGMGDNIWLGDRDAVRTPMQWTPDRNAGFSSCDPGRLFLPTIMDPVYGYQVTNVEAAMASPSSLLHWTRRMIEIRKQNHAFGLGSYTELASSNPAVLAFLREHGDDLVLCVHNFSRFPQPTELDLRAFNGMHPVELIGGVRFPAIGELPYLLTLAGHGFYWFRLRKDPTPPAAV; encoded by the coding sequence ATGATCGTCAATGAGCCCGTCCACGACACCTTCGAGGACACCCCCGCCAAGGATCGCGACCCCGAGTGGTTCAAGCGCGCGGTGTTCTACGAGGTGCTCGTGCGGTCCTTCCAGGACAGCAATGGCGACGGCGTCGGGGATCTCAAGGGCATCACCGCCAAGCTGGACTATCTGCAATGGCTGGGCGTCGACTGCCTCTGGCTCCCGCCGTTCTTCAAATCACCGCTGCGCGACGGCGGTTACGACGTCTCGGACTACACCGCGGTGCTCCCCGAGTTCGGCGACCTCGCCGACTTCGTGGAGTTCGTCGACGCCGCCCACCAGCGCGGCATGCGCGTGATCATCGACTTCGTCATGAACCACACCAGTGATCAGCACGAGTGGTTCCAGGAGTCGCGCCGCGACCCGGACGGCCCCTACGGCGACTACTACGTCTGGGCCGACGACGACAAGCAGTACCAGGACGCGCGGATCATCTTCGTCGACACCGAGACGTCCAACTGGACCTTCGACCCGGTCCGCAAGCAGTACTACTGGCACCGCTTCTTCTCGCACCAGCCCGACCTCAACTACGAGAACCCGGCCGTGCAGGAGGAGATCGTCTCCGCGCTGCGCTTCTGGCTCGACCTCGGCATCGACGGCTTCCGCCTCGACGCCGTGCCCTACCTGTACCAGGAGGAGGGAACCAACTGCGAAAACCTTCCGGCAACGCATGAGTTCCTCAAGCGGGTGCGGGCCGAGATCGACGCGAGCTACCCGGACACGGTGCTGCTCGCCGAGGCCAACCAGTGGCCGGAAGACGTCGTCGACTACTTCGGCGACTACGCCAAGGGCGGCGACGAGTGCCACATGGCGTTCCACTTCCCGGTGATGCCGCGCATCTTCATGGCGGTGCGCCGCGAGTCGCGCTACCCGGTCTCGGAAATCCTCGCCAAGACCCCGGCGATCCCGCGCAACGCCCAATGGGGCATCTTCCTGCGCAACCACGACGAGCTCACCCTCGAAATGGTCACGGACGAAGAGCGCGACTACATGTACGCGGAGTACGCCAAGGATCCCCGCATGCGGGCCAACATCGGCATCCGGCGCCGGCTCGCCTCGCTCCTGGACAACGACCGCAACCAGATCGAGCTGTTCACCGCGCTGCTGCTCTCGCTGCCCGGCTCGCCGATCCTGTACTACGGCGACGAGATCGGGATGGGCGACAACATCTGGCTCGGCGACCGTGACGCGGTGCGCACCCCGATGCAGTGGACGCCCGACCGCAACGCGGGCTTCTCCTCCTGCGACCCGGGCCGGCTCTTCCTGCCCACGATCATGGACCCCGTCTACGGCTACCAGGTGACCAACGTCGAGGCCGCCATGGCCTCGCCGTCCTCGCTGCTGCACTGGACGCGGCGGATGATCGAGATCCGCAAGCAGAACCACGCCTTCGGGCTCGGCTCGTACACCGAGCTGGCGTCCTCCAACCCGGCCGTCCTCGCGTTCCTGCGCGAACACGGCGACGACCTGGTGCTGTGCGTGCACAACTTCTCGCGCTTCCCCCAGCCCACCGAGCTGGACCTGCGGGCGTTCAACGGGATGCACCCGGTGGAACTGATCGGCGGGGTGCGCTTCCCGGCGATCGGCGAATTGCCGTACCTGCTCACCCTGGCGGGCCACGGCTTCTACTGGTTCCGGCTGCGCAAGGACCCCACTCCTCCCGCCGCCGTCTGA